A segment of the Necator americanus strain Aroian chromosome IV, whole genome shotgun sequence genome:
TTCAGAGAAATCCGATAATcttggcgaaaaaaaatttatctgGATAATGTCACACAGGATTATTCAGAATTGCCCTTTATCCGTCtcctttgttgttttcataCTACTTCGAGACTATCGAGCAGCGAATTTGGATAAGTTTGGAAGGATCTCACTTTTTATCTATGGAATAATTCGGTCAACTTACCCTTTAGAGCCTTGTGACCGGAAAAGTACGACTAGGACCCGCCATCTTTCATTCAGACACAATTGATAAAGTTGAAATGATAAAGTACATTAAAGCCTGTTTTCTTATCAGCACCGGAGGAGCAATGAGAACTAGACCTAAAGTTGCTGGATaccaaattgaaaattaaattgaactGAGACGAATTGATAAACTAAGTCTTTTGTCGAAATTTCTCCTGCAtttctttctagaatttttaatgtatttttttttaatttctagttGCATTACACATAACCACTAAGGGGTGTGCGTTCACACGCTTCGAAAATGACGTCGGAAAGGTTTAACAACAATCAGCGGGTAATTCtaagtttttcttcaactaaGGAATACTAACTCAACTCAACTTCAACTAAAGAGGAAGTTcacgaaaagtttttttttttcagaaaatctttgatacttctcttttttcttttcagggaTTCACAAGCATATATTCCTGATTTCGACAGCAAAACACTGCTGGAATATCGAACAGAATCTTTTCTTCTAATGACTTAGCACTCAATTAATCttatttcaacattttgaCCGGGAACCATGGATACAAGAGACCATGTGAAATGTCAGTTTTGTAGAATTTCATTATTATGATATGCATTGTTGATCATTAACGCTCTTATGATTTAAGGGCCAAAAGTAATGGAGTAAATTTTTAGAGAACGTGGGATTTAATCACTTAATAAATACGACTGCACTAAAGTCATGCTTCCACTACTGTTAAATTTTGATactcctaaaaaaaatgtttgtttcttGCTGAAATCtgatttgtacttttttttctttgcttctagAACACGTGAACGAATCGTGCAAAGTcagcagcaaaacaaaaaaaaagttaaagccaccacaagaaaacaagagaatgaaaatttgtaaatcGTGTTCCAAGAAATAATCGAGGAGAAATTCCTCATTCTTCAAAAGCGTTTATATAACGTATTGGATTTAGTATCATTTATGATGTAGGCacacttttatttctcttttcatctCTTGTGTTCCTGTAAATTCTAAGCCAACAGAAATCTCACAAAACGGCTACGATTTTATAATCTTGTCACCTCTTCATCGTCCGCATTTTTGGGTTGCCGTCTACCGGTTTGTAGCAGTGGATAATGGGGCCTTAAATCTTTTTTAAGTCTGGAAATGGTATATAAATTAATCTACTTTAATTCTACATGATCCAGACGCATACCGTTCGATTCGTTTTAAcctttttcctcgaaaaactTATTTTCCTGAATGAAGTTCAGAGTTAGTTCGGAGTTACTGTAATACGTGCTACAAAAGTGATGTGTGCTCGTCGATCACGCCCGCAATTTGCAAAGACCACCAAAACAGCAAACAGATGTCCACGCTCCCTGGATGCGTAGTTCCATTAGATATGTTTGAGTGCGAGGATCAGAAGAACGCAGGATCACAGGTAATCCAAGAGTAGATCAAATGGGGAGATGGAAAAGTGAGTGGAAAATGCGGTACTTAACAAATATCACCCTAATTTtgttggtcttttttttcagtttcaccTGCTGAAATGACTTGAAGATACAAGTAGCGACAGCTTAAtataagaagaatttttcgcTGTCAAATAGCTCTTttgttttgagaagaaatcttGGCGTGAAGCAGATTTTTATGAGGAAGCAGCGATGAGAGCTGCATACTTCATTTTCCATGTATTGATCGgttaaaaatccaaaaaagcgATCATGAGGTGCGATGACATCGATCGGAGACAGAGATCTGAGGACTTCCGTAACGTGATGTCGATCGACATCCTTGGACGCTCCATCGAAAGAATGGAGGTAGAACGACGATGGAACTATTTCGCTTTGCGGATGTGAAAGAACGGACTCAACGTACTATCTTAGCATCAACGAGCATCAACTTATCACAAACGACCGAAGATCAAAGATTCGTTCGCAGTCGAAGAACTCATTCAACGATAGCACTCGTGAGTGAATGATCTCCGGATCATGTGATAGAAAATGTACTACTACCGGAAGATTGATGACCACATGTCGCCGAAAAGAGTTCAAGTTCAAGAGGTGAGGAACCATTTTGATGCTCTCCATGTGTAACACGAAAAGAGGAGCCATTGGAGTGACCTTTGCGCCTGATCGGAATTATTGGATCGTGATTGGAGGCGTTAGTGACGGGCCCTCGAGCAAATCCGAGAACAACGGGGGTATGGAGGAGACACATGTAATTTCGTAGCGAACAACACtggcaataatttttttagacgAAGTTCACACCTCTGTCGCAGACATACTAATGGAAAATTTAGACAGGATTATGTTGAAGTTCTAAGAGGCGAGAGCATTTCAATTTATATCTTGTTCTCGTCTATCAATGGTACTCTCCGCCACATAAGTGCGTTGTCGAACTTTTTCCGTACGATCCTGAACAAAACatctaattatttaaaaaaaaaaccagcgaaTACCATTTAGGAGGCCGCGATCTCGTTTTcgctacatttgaaaaaaaaaaacttactctttttttaaaggggtGAGACTGTCAAATCTTCCCCTTTTCGCAGCCCTCAAACATCAGTGTATGTCTGGGACCTGGTTACAGTCTTTTAAAAGTATTCGGCTAGTAATAGTCAGCAAGAAAGGCTCTGTACCAGATTTTTCTGGCAGACTGAACACAATTTTTTGGATCAATTCCGCAGGAATGAATGGCTCAAGGCAATTTGAGAGAGAAATCAGTCGAGACGTGAATAATGGAGACGACAATAGCGGTCAGTGTGTAAGATCACTCCCTACATTCCAAGCCGCAGAGTTTGAGaagatttcaggaaaaaaaaacaaacaaacaaaaagaattgatTCCCAATCCAATTTGTTGCTGACTAAGATAAATGTCGTTTTAGTGTGTGGCATTCCTCTTCATTCTAACGTAAGGAAAATTTCGACCGATTTCTGAGAAAGACTCTCGAATGGGAGTCTAGCATTAGTATACATAGgcaggattcaaaaaaagattctaTGTGAAATTTTGCGGGAATAGAATATaaccaaaaaataatataaccTATATGCATGCATACATaccaaaaaataatataaccTATATGCATGCATACACTGAAAAAGAGTAATTTCGCAGATGAAGGTGCAGCTGGTGAGAGGATAATTTCTTGAACATGGGAGCAGTGCAACCCCATACGTCTTCGGAGGACGTGGCCAGTCGAACACGTGAACACAAACGACTTGCTCCGTGAATCGATCCGTAACTTCTTTAACGGTTGTGGAGAATGTCAGCGctccttttttcagtttttagaAATTGTGTTCCATGTTCAAGTGAAAGTACGAGGAACACCATCATTGAGAAATATTCGAGTTGTATTCTTCCATCCACACAGtagacgttcttcatgaacttgTATCTTCTTCCTATTTATTGAATCGAGTCCTTCCTTCCTCTGCGGCGAGTCTCTCCCTTTTTTGGATTCTTGAATAGCATATCTACTTCTAGCtgcttttttgaaaggaattttCTGTCAACAcgtgcttcttttttcacaaataattCCATTATTCACTGAAATGCAATTGATAGATAATGTACTTGctagcgaaaagaaaaacagctatatagtatcgccttttCGTAATCTTTTCCTTAATCAATGGATGTGGTTAGGATGTGGGTTAAGAGCTGTATCACTGTGATGCATCGATGGTTGCAGTCGGCTGAcatcctcacatacgacgcatCCACCTTTTGATCAACCAGCACTGGCAGTATTGCATTCTTTTCCTCagtgtcgaaggctttctacTCGAGAAATCTTGAGAAAGAGATGGACGGCACTTTCTGCAAACCCCTGTGACCCCCGAACCGATCTGGATGTGGCCAGTGCAGTTGGAATACTGACGGTATCCAGCTTGTTCAGGTTAAGCCTCACCCAGCGTCTTTGATATGTGCATGTGAATGATTCTCGTGAACTTTTGGTATGATACACCCAGCAAGGATGTAGGATAGTAGTTTTGGAGTCTCTCACATTCACCGttcctgaaataaaaaaataaaaaaatgaatgaaaaataaaaatgaataaaaagcgcttcaaaaaagagaagttttcGACTGATCTCTGATCTTTTCCTTCTGAAGACTAGACGTTATGTGCGCCGCTATAATTATAGAATCACATGAAGAGAGTGCCCACCAGCCctaagaaagtctgctgatataaaattagTTCCGGTGCCATGCAGATGCGTTCTTGGTTGCAACTCGTAATTTTGAATGAAGTGTCCGAAATGTCATTTCTACAGTAGGAATGATACAACTTAATCCTGGAgtttaaatacaaaaaagagtCGAGGAGAACGTGTCCACAATCGCTTTCATTTCACAATGTGAATAGGCACAAATCCCATTATCGCTCAACAAATATGTCTCTACATACGACAACTCTTGCAACCTTTCGAGGACCAAGCTGTAGTCTACGTCTTCGACTTCCTGGATGTAGCAATCACATAAAGATGGGGAGACCTCGAGCACAGAGTTGCATATCGTATTTTCGCTCAGAGCAAACGACAGCTTCCATGTCTGCTGacgataatttttcttcatgaagaCGGTATCTCTGTGAAAGACATCGCCTTGTCGGGACAATTCCAGATTCAAATCTTCAAATCTCGTCTTCTGTGGGTCTCTTAATTTCGCGTTAAAAACAGTGAACACGTAAAGTACCTCTTTTCGCGTAGCAGCGTAGCACCTGCTCCAGCTCATCACAAATTGTGGTTCACTTACATTACCAGTTAATATTGGTTAGCAACAGCCAATGAAGCTTACAGATTCTTGATGCAAACGGCAGAGTCGAAGGGTAGCCAGAAGAGGTGACCGGATTTTCTGATGATGGCTTACAGATGAGTGCACAACGAAGCTAGCGCTCTCAACTTTTCGTAACAggacttttttctgtgaatgAGAACCGAGGAGGACACGGTCATTCAACTATCgcacgtcgctccttctgatCTTGGTCTTTTACAGAGGAACTTGTCCATTGGCAACGTGAAGAAGTTGTCACGATTGGTAGCAGCCGTTATTACTGCCTCACATTGACAATCGAGAAGTCGAAGTCATTGTGCCAcgattcaaggaaggtcgaacttttaCACTTTtacagagcaatcacgtggaATTTGATATGCtatgcagctccgagaagatCATTCATGCAGGTTGGACTTCGcctggaaatatttttctcacgCTGCAAATGTGAACCCTAAGACAGTTTCGTTAGCGAGATTCTCGTTTTCGCCTTGGTCCAAAATCAAAACCCTCCTGCATTTAAGCTGAGATTTCTCGCCTCTCACCGATGAGATATCGGGATGATTACAGAACGGCTCTGATGTTGGACCAAACTGCTCCACGTCAGAGACGGCAGTGCTCGGcatgcagggtactgaggcagagCGTTTGCTGGAGAGCTTGGTAGATAAATCCCCCGTGCTAAGCGTTCCTGCCGTGGCGAGCTTAGTTTTGCAAACTCGGTCGTTTGCGCAGCAAAATCCATCCAACATAAACTGCGCTTTCACCATTGCTGTCATTTCATTGTAATCCCATACGACGCCCGCAAAAAAATGTTAGTagtagaacaaaaagaaaaaaaatgtaatgtatGTAGAAAAATGTAGCTCGACACTACTGAGTCAGTAAGATGTGAAGTTTGTGATCGCTTACACTCGCTTCCTTCAACAATTACAGGAGGTGATCTATGTCATATTCTTCCCACATCCATgctttttaagaaaaaggaaaatcgcGAAGGAAAGTTATAGCTGCGGAGCTACAAAAAGTGTGAGAAACACTTCTTGGTGTTTATTCAAATTCGATTGCAATTCTGCATAACAACAATTCGATCAATAGGAGAATGGTGTGCATAATTCGTAGGGTACATATGTACATTAGGACATAATTTGCTGGACCAGAACTTCAGTGAaggaatgaacagaaaaacaaagtcGTTGTACCGACAGTCTATTTCTAAAAGGAGAATCTACGCGACTAGAAGAGAGTCTTTCTAGAAATCAATAGAATAAAATGTCTAATCGAGGCAGCAGCTAGcatgaaaactcaaaaatgaaataaaatcttttgTTCCAAAGTGTTACAAAACGAGTGACCAAATAATGCAAGTATTATGTAAAACGTGCTAATCTAACCCATACTCAGTCATTTGCTGGGAACCTCGTGAATATTTCATCAACGCAAATTCCAAGTCCTCCTTCCTGACAGGTTgtcgatttttcaaatttccctgGTCTTGCAATGTTGCTTTCGCCCTTGTTAGCACAGCGATGCGACACACCTAAGAATAACCTTTAAAGATAACGAAATAATGTTAACATTGTATGGAAGTTCATCGAACCTCCTTCAAGTCGGAACCAGATAGCCCGACTCCCATGGCAGCAATTTTCTGCAGATCAACGTCATCAGCTAAACGCTCTTCTCGGAGTATGACCTACAAATAAACAGCCAAAGGTAATTTGTCTTGAAGACTTCCTCAGCTCGACTCGCCTTCAAGATCTGCGCCCTCTGTTTTTCAGACGGCACAGGAACTGGGAATCGAGCAGACATCCGTCGCAAAATCGCAGGATCTACATCCTGAGGTCGATTCGTCGCACCCATGACTATTATCTAAACATGTACAGGAATGGAGGAAGAATAACTACcagatagaaaaaattaaaaagcatTCCCTAGAAATATAACAAACTTGATCATCCGTGGTACAAAATCCATCCCACAAAGACATGAACTGTGCCTTCATCATTGCAGTAGCTTCGTGATCATTTGCTTGACGGTCACGAAGAAATGAGTCTAGACAGATAGAAAGTGAGAAGATAATAAAGGTAATGTTATGACTGCAGTTGTGAAAACCTAGCTTCCAAAAGATCTCGAAGACCATTACGTTTAGTTAACTCTTTTTGTCAAATGTACTTCTAAGTGAGAGTGAGAGTGAGAAGAGAGTAGTGAGAAAATGTGAACATTACACCCATTTGGAATAGAAAACTATGCTAAGCGACTACT
Coding sequences within it:
- a CDS encoding hypothetical protein (NECATOR_CHRIV.G16509.T1), with amino-acid sequence MTAMVKAQFMLDGFCCANDRVCKTKLATAGTLSTGDLSTKLSSKRSASVPCMPSTAVSDVEQFGPTSEPFCNHPDISSVRGEKSQLKCRRVLILDQGENENLANETVLGFTFAA